One window from the genome of Rhodopseudomonas sp. P2A-2r encodes:
- a CDS encoding adenylate/guanylate cyclase domain-containing protein, translating to MERRLAAIVCADVAGYSRMMGADDAGTLAALKAHKAAFYPVILNHGGRIVNTAGDSFLLEYPSIVGAIESAVAMQTLMAERNHHLPEDRAMHFRLGVHMGDVVVEDDQVFGDGVNIAARLESVAVPGGVAVSGKAYHEASKHLGIALVDAGTHRFKNITEPVGVWTWAPDGSEARHRELRDTSSLPAQYRTAIVGVLPFVNLSDSADEYFSDGLTEDLIHALSLQSFYRVLSRNSTFAFKGKSLSARLIAREIDATYLIQGSVRRAGTKIRVTAELIAPENGEQLWTGRYDRDIGDLFAMQDEITTHLSAALAPEIYRAEASAPARSSSADLTAWDRFLKGLSHYYQQTKADYEASIGLFREAIALDPGLSIARAYLATILVQGVQFGWIRSTSELWTEAMELAESSVRLDPRSSFAFGLLGYVHAMQGNYDTALNAGKKAVELNPYDMGARGILGICHFMVGEHRQAIELFSQAVQRGNSDPRYQWPALNAFSHYLLGQYDAALSWAREALYLNPSHMQVLGVRAAALAQLERMEEAAKAAELLQDSFPGFTVERHLRNFRWKNPADTAHYRDGLLKAGVPLNRLTLVGPAKRAAES from the coding sequence ATGGAGAGACGGCTAGCGGCCATCGTCTGCGCTGACGTCGCGGGTTACTCCCGCATGATGGGGGCCGACGATGCCGGCACGCTCGCCGCCCTGAAGGCCCACAAGGCCGCTTTCTATCCGGTCATCCTCAATCACGGTGGCCGGATCGTGAACACCGCCGGCGACAGTTTCCTGCTCGAATACCCGAGCATCGTCGGAGCGATCGAGTCTGCCGTTGCCATGCAGACGCTGATGGCCGAGCGCAACCACCATCTCCCCGAAGACCGCGCCATGCACTTTCGCCTCGGTGTCCATATGGGCGATGTGGTGGTCGAGGACGACCAGGTGTTCGGCGACGGGGTGAATATCGCCGCCCGGCTCGAGTCGGTGGCCGTGCCGGGTGGCGTGGCCGTGTCGGGAAAAGCCTATCACGAGGCCAGCAAGCACCTCGGCATCGCCCTCGTCGACGCCGGCACGCATCGCTTCAAGAACATTACCGAGCCGGTCGGGGTCTGGACCTGGGCGCCGGACGGTTCGGAGGCGCGCCATCGCGAGCTCAGGGACACGTCGAGCCTGCCGGCCCAATATCGTACGGCGATCGTCGGCGTGCTGCCCTTCGTCAACCTCAGCGACAGCGCCGACGAGTATTTTTCTGACGGGCTCACCGAAGATCTGATCCATGCGCTGTCGCTGCAGTCATTCTATCGGGTGCTCAGCCGCAACTCGACCTTCGCGTTCAAGGGCAAAAGCCTCAGTGCGCGGCTGATCGCGCGGGAAATCGACGCCACCTATCTGATCCAGGGATCGGTGCGGCGCGCCGGGACCAAGATCCGCGTGACTGCCGAACTGATCGCACCGGAGAACGGCGAGCAGTTGTGGACCGGTCGCTACGACCGCGACATCGGCGATCTCTTTGCGATGCAGGACGAAATCACCACGCACCTGTCGGCCGCGCTGGCGCCGGAGATCTACCGCGCCGAAGCCTCCGCCCCGGCCCGGTCGTCGTCGGCTGATCTGACCGCGTGGGATCGTTTTCTGAAGGGGCTGTCGCACTACTACCAGCAGACCAAGGCGGACTACGAGGCGTCGATCGGCCTGTTCAGGGAGGCCATCGCGCTCGATCCCGGCCTGTCCATCGCGCGCGCCTATCTTGCCACGATCCTGGTGCAGGGCGTGCAGTTCGGATGGATCCGGAGCACGAGCGAATTGTGGACCGAGGCCATGGAGCTCGCCGAAAGCAGCGTCCGGCTCGATCCCCGCTCCTCATTCGCGTTCGGGCTGCTCGGCTATGTGCATGCGATGCAGGGCAACTACGACACCGCCCTCAATGCCGGGAAAAAGGCGGTGGAACTGAACCCCTACGACATGGGCGCCCGCGGCATTCTCGGGATATGCCATTTCATGGTGGGCGAGCATCGGCAGGCCATCGAACTGTTTTCCCAGGCCGTGCAGCGCGGCAACAGCGACCCGCGCTATCAATGGCCGGCGCTGAACGCGTTCAGCCATTATCTGCTGGGACAATATGACGCTGCCTTGTCGTGGGCCCGCGAGGCGCTGTACCTCAACCCGAGCCACATGCAGGTGCTTGGGGTCAGGGCGGCGGCGCTGGCGCAACTGGAGCGCATGGAGGAGGCGGCAAAGGCCGCCGAACTGCTGCAGGACAGCTTTCCGGGCTTCACCGTTGAACGCCACCTCCGGAATTTCCGCTGGAAGAATCCCGCCGACACCGCCCATTATCGCGACGGGCTGCTCAAGGCCGGCGTGCCGTTGAACAGGCTCACGCTGGTTGGCCCTGCAAAGCGCGCGGCGGAGTCCTGA
- the ubiG gene encoding bifunctional 2-polyprenyl-6-hydroxyphenol methylase/3-demethylubiquinol 3-O-methyltransferase UbiG — MSMQSASPSAASASVDPAEVAKFSKLSEQWWDPKGKMAPLHKINPLRLTYIRDAACRKFERNVKSLNCLAGLRMLDIGCGAGLLCEPFTRLGAQVIGIDPSATNIAVAKLHADRAQMSIDYRCTTVEEMDPRERFDIVLAMEVIEHVVDVGAFLDRCALMLKPGGLMVVSTLNRNWKSFALGIVAAEYVLRWLPRGTHQWDKFVTPDELTHHLARNKLAITEQSGVVYSPLADRWSLSSDLDVNYMVVAEGV; from the coding sequence ATGTCCATGCAATCAGCTTCTCCCAGCGCCGCATCAGCGTCCGTCGATCCTGCCGAAGTCGCAAAATTCTCGAAGCTGTCCGAGCAGTGGTGGGATCCCAAGGGCAAGATGGCGCCGCTGCACAAGATCAATCCGCTGCGCCTGACCTATATCCGCGATGCCGCCTGCCGCAAGTTCGAACGCAACGTCAAAAGCCTGAACTGCCTGGCGGGCCTGCGTATGCTCGATATCGGCTGCGGTGCCGGTCTGTTGTGCGAGCCGTTCACCCGGCTCGGCGCCCAGGTGATCGGCATCGATCCCTCGGCGACCAACATCGCCGTCGCCAAACTGCATGCCGACAGGGCGCAGATGTCGATCGACTACCGCTGCACCACGGTGGAGGAGATGGATCCGCGCGAGCGCTTCGATATCGTGCTGGCGATGGAAGTGATCGAGCACGTGGTCGATGTCGGCGCTTTCCTCGACCGCTGTGCGCTGATGCTGAAGCCCGGCGGGCTCATGGTGGTCTCCACCCTGAACCGCAACTGGAAGAGCTTTGCGCTCGGCATCGTCGCCGCCGAATACGTGCTGCGCTGGCTGCCGCGCGGCACCCATCAGTGGGACAAGTTCGTCACCCCCGACGAACTCACCCATCACCTGGCGCGCAACAAGCTGGCTATCACCGAACAGTCCGGCGTGGTCTACAGCCCGCTCGCCGATCGCTGGAGCCTGTCGTCCGACCTGGACGTCAACTACATGGTGGTGGCCGAAGGCGTCTGA
- a CDS encoding DUF4167 domain-containing protein: protein MRNGQNNNNKRMRNNNNRNSNGGGNNNNNQNRRGQNPMTRVFESNGPDIKIRGTASHVAEKYVQLARDARSSGDPVAAENYYQHAEHYFRLIAAAQEQFRQNQPQPRTENEMASEDGDDDGETFSNFGAEPGFVPVQPQPFVPRDPPPPREQNQQRDGQPYQPRDNQQYQPREPREPRENNHRDQRPQHQPQPQFQPQPQPVIPVSDSVDRLPSFITGPQPVVNGPVPFDAAAGERFPPRRRRRPHGPRPEGAAPAPVTPGDDFGNT, encoded by the coding sequence ATGAGAAACGGTCAGAATAACAACAACAAGCGGATGCGTAATAACAACAACCGCAACAGCAACGGCGGCGGCAACAATAACAACAACCAGAACCGCCGCGGACAGAATCCCATGACCCGGGTGTTCGAGTCCAACGGGCCGGATATCAAGATTCGCGGTACTGCCTCTCATGTCGCCGAGAAATACGTTCAGCTTGCGCGCGACGCGCGCTCATCCGGCGATCCGGTCGCAGCCGAGAACTACTACCAGCACGCCGAGCACTACTTCCGCCTGATTGCCGCTGCCCAGGAACAGTTTCGTCAGAACCAGCCGCAGCCGCGCACTGAAAACGAGATGGCCTCGGAGGACGGCGACGACGACGGCGAGACGTTCTCGAACTTCGGCGCCGAGCCCGGCTTCGTGCCGGTGCAGCCGCAGCCGTTCGTCCCGCGCGATCCGCCGCCGCCGCGCGAGCAGAACCAGCAGCGAGACGGCCAGCCCTACCAGCCGCGCGACAATCAGCAGTATCAGCCACGCGAGCCTCGGGAACCGCGCGAGAACAATCATCGCGATCAGCGTCCGCAGCATCAGCCGCAGCCGCAGTTTCAACCGCAGCCACAGCCGGTCATTCCGGTCAGCGACAGCGTCGACCGTCTGCCGTCCTTCATCACCGGCCCGCAGCCGGTGGTGAACGGTCCGGTGCCGTTCGATGCCGCCGCCGGCGAGCGCTTTCCGCCGCGCCGTCGCCGCCGTCCGCACGGCCCGCGCCCGGAAGGCGCCGCCCCCGCGCCGGTGACGCCGGGTGACGATTTCGGGAATACGTAA
- the ptsP gene encoding phosphoenolpyruvate--protein phosphotransferase, with product MRSASGGPRVLLRRLREVMAEQVSAQERLDKIVVLIAANMVAEVCSTYVLRVDNTLELYATEGLNRGAVHQTVLSAHEGLVGLVSSEATPLNLNDAQSHPAFSFRPETGEEIYHSFLGVPILRAGNTLGVLVVQNRAKRTYVEEEVEALQTTAMVLAEMIASGELSALAQPGAEPAARHSLHKTGAVLSDGIALGHVVLHEPRVVITNYIAEDLPKEIKRLDTALAKLRADLDRMLERGDVAEGGEHRDVLEAYRMFANDHGWSHRLHEAVATGLTAEAAVERVQSDTRARMLRSTDPYLRDRLHDLEDLGHRLMRQLVGQDHAPSREQMPDNAILIARSMGPAALLDYDRKKLRGLVLEEGTANSHVSIVARALGIPAIGEVANAPGIADPGDAIIVDGTSGSIYIRPSQEIESAYAERVRFRARRQAQYSALRDRPCVTKDGQKVDLMINAGLIIDLPHIDDTGSAGIGLFRTELQFMVGESLPRSSDQLALYRAVLDAAGPKPVTFRTLDIGGDKALPYMETITEENPALGWRAIRLGLDRPGLLRGQIRALLRAGGGRTLRIMFPMISEVAEFDQAKAIIERELTYLRQHGHSLPERIDVGTMVEVPALLYQMDELLKKVDFVSVGSNDLFQFLFAVDRGNAKVSERFDTLSAPILRVLREIVQKANAARKHASLCGEMASTPIGALALIALGYRSLSLSATAHGPVKALVLDVDASKAEAMMAPLLAAPSGSVSIRQKLTEFAEAEGLSL from the coding sequence ATGCGGAGCGCGTCGGGTGGCCCCCGCGTCTTGCTGAGACGGCTCCGCGAAGTGATGGCGGAGCAGGTCAGCGCTCAGGAACGCCTCGACAAGATCGTGGTGCTGATCGCCGCCAACATGGTGGCGGAGGTGTGCTCGACCTATGTGCTGCGGGTCGACAATACCCTTGAGCTGTACGCCACCGAAGGCCTCAACCGCGGCGCGGTCCACCAGACCGTGCTGAGCGCCCATGAGGGCCTCGTGGGTCTGGTCTCATCGGAGGCCACCCCGCTCAACCTCAACGACGCCCAGAGCCATCCGGCGTTCTCGTTCCGCCCGGAAACCGGCGAAGAAATCTACCACTCGTTCCTGGGCGTGCCGATCCTGCGCGCTGGCAACACGCTGGGCGTGCTGGTGGTGCAGAACCGCGCCAAGCGCACTTACGTCGAGGAAGAAGTCGAGGCGCTGCAGACCACGGCCATGGTGCTGGCCGAGATGATCGCCTCCGGCGAGCTGTCGGCGCTGGCCCAGCCGGGCGCCGAGCCCGCCGCCCGCCATTCGCTGCACAAGACCGGCGCTGTTCTGTCCGACGGCATCGCGCTCGGCCACGTGGTGCTGCACGAGCCGCGCGTGGTCATCACCAACTACATCGCCGAAGATCTGCCCAAGGAAATCAAGCGGCTCGACACCGCATTGGCCAAACTGCGCGCCGACCTCGACCGCATGCTGGAACGCGGCGACGTCGCCGAAGGCGGCGAGCATCGCGACGTGCTGGAAGCCTACCGGATGTTCGCCAACGACCATGGCTGGTCGCACCGGCTGCACGAGGCGGTGGCTACCGGCCTCACCGCCGAAGCGGCTGTCGAGCGCGTACAGTCCGACACCCGCGCGCGGATGCTGCGCTCCACCGATCCCTATCTGCGCGACCGGCTGCATGACCTCGAGGATCTCGGCCATCGCCTGATGCGCCAGCTGGTCGGCCAGGATCACGCGCCGTCGCGCGAGCAGATGCCCGACAACGCCATCCTGATCGCGCGCTCCATGGGTCCCGCCGCCCTGCTCGACTACGACCGCAAGAAGCTGCGCGGCCTGGTGCTGGAAGAAGGCACCGCCAATTCCCACGTCTCCATCGTGGCGCGCGCGCTCGGCATTCCCGCCATCGGCGAAGTCGCCAATGCGCCGGGCATTGCCGATCCCGGCGATGCCATCATTGTCGACGGCACCTCGGGCTCGATCTACATCCGGCCGTCCCAGGAAATCGAATCGGCCTATGCCGAACGGGTGCGCTTCCGCGCCCGCCGGCAGGCGCAGTATTCGGCGCTGCGCGACCGGCCGTGCGTGACCAAGGACGGCCAGAAGGTCGACCTGATGATCAATGCCGGCCTGATCATCGACCTGCCGCATATCGACGACACCGGCAGCGCCGGCATCGGCCTGTTCCGCACCGAGCTGCAATTCATGGTCGGCGAAAGCCTGCCGCGCTCCAGCGACCAGCTGGCGCTGTATCGCGCAGTGCTCGACGCCGCCGGCCCCAAGCCGGTGACCTTCCGCACGCTGGATATCGGCGGCGACAAGGCGCTGCCCTATATGGAAACCATCACCGAGGAGAACCCGGCGCTGGGCTGGCGCGCGATTCGCCTCGGCCTCGACCGGCCCGGCCTGCTGCGCGGCCAGATCCGCGCGCTGCTGCGCGCCGGCGGCGGTCGCACACTGCGCATCATGTTCCCGATGATTTCCGAGGTCGCCGAGTTCGATCAGGCCAAGGCGATCATCGAACGCGAATTGACCTATTTGCGCCAGCATGGCCATTCGCTGCCGGAACGCATCGACGTCGGCACCATGGTCGAGGTGCCGGCCCTGCTCTACCAGATGGACGAGCTGCTGAAGAAGGTCGACTTCGTCTCGGTCGGCTCCAACGACCTGTTCCAGTTCCTGTTCGCGGTCGATCGCGGCAATGCCAAGGTGTCGGAGCGCTTCGACACCCTGTCGGCGCCGATCCTGCGGGTGCTGCGCGAAATCGTGCAGAAGGCCAACGCCGCCAGGAAGCACGCCTCGCTGTGCGGCGAGATGGCTTCAACGCCGATCGGCGCGCTGGCGCTGATCGCGCTCGGCTATCGTTCGCTGTCGCTGTCCGCCACCGCGCACGGTCCGGTGAAGGCGCTGGTCCTCGATGTAGACGCCAGCAAGGCCGAGGCGATGATGGCGCCGCTGCTCGCCGCGCCGTCGGGCAGCGTGTCGATCCGGCAGAAGCTGACCGAATTTGCCGAGGCCGAGGGGCTGTCGTTGTAG
- a CDS encoding Bug family tripartite tricarboxylate transporter substrate binding protein, with amino-acid sequence MSSWGRWLYATVIALIALGVHQDVGAQTYPSRPITLIIPFAPGGSTSIVGRVIADKMTESLGEKVVVDNRPGAGGAVGTRAVARSAPDGYTIGLGYTGTLAIAPTLTSKAGYDPRKDFAPIGLIGNSPNSLVVHPSFPAKTLAELIAYAKANPGTVNFGSAGAGTASHITGEYFSRAAGIVLVHVPYKGTGPALVDLLGGHIPMAFAPIPAAHANISGGQLRALAVTSATRASLLPDVPTIAESGLPDFDAALYYGLIAPAGTPRPIIERLNRELRNALTSDDVKKRLAQDGTDATPGTPEDYAAFIDRDETKWSQIVKITGARED; translated from the coding sequence ATGTCGTCATGGGGCAGATGGCTGTACGCAACCGTCATCGCGTTGATCGCGCTGGGCGTCCATCAGGATGTCGGCGCACAGACCTATCCGAGTCGGCCGATCACGCTGATCATCCCATTCGCGCCCGGTGGAAGCACCTCGATCGTCGGCCGGGTTATCGCCGACAAGATGACCGAGAGCCTCGGCGAGAAGGTGGTGGTCGACAACCGGCCGGGCGCCGGTGGTGCGGTCGGCACGCGTGCGGTCGCGCGCAGCGCGCCTGATGGCTACACGATCGGCCTCGGCTATACCGGGACGCTGGCCATCGCGCCGACGCTGACCAGCAAGGCGGGATATGATCCGCGCAAGGATTTCGCGCCGATCGGGTTGATCGGCAATTCACCGAACTCGCTGGTGGTGCATCCGTCGTTTCCGGCCAAGACGCTGGCCGAGCTGATCGCATATGCGAAAGCAAATCCGGGCACGGTGAATTTCGGTTCGGCCGGCGCCGGCACCGCGAGCCATATCACCGGCGAATATTTCAGCCGTGCCGCCGGTATCGTGCTGGTGCACGTGCCCTACAAGGGCACCGGGCCGGCGCTGGTCGATCTGCTGGGCGGTCACATCCCGATGGCCTTCGCGCCGATCCCGGCGGCCCATGCCAATATCTCGGGTGGCCAGTTGCGGGCTTTGGCTGTGACCAGTGCGACCCGCGCCAGCCTGTTGCCGGACGTGCCGACGATCGCCGAATCCGGCCTGCCGGATTTCGATGCGGCGCTGTATTACGGACTTATTGCGCCCGCCGGTACGCCGCGGCCGATCATCGAGCGGCTCAACAGGGAGTTGCGGAATGCGTTGACCTCCGATGACGTGAAGAAGCGTCTGGCGCAGGACGGCACCGATGCGACCCCCGGCACGCCGGAAGACTATGCGGCATTCATCGACAGGGACGAAACCAAGTGGTCGCAGATCGTCAAGATAACCGGCGCCAGGGAAGATTAG
- a CDS encoding DUF2786 domain-containing protein gives MDQPTNLAALDKLKTRIQALRAKTIDNGCTEDEALSAAAKVAELLDRYDLSLSDVEIRAATCERRSFETNRKKRIPLDDCIGSIANFCDCRVWREKSPAGESSYVYFGLRSDIEVAHYLTELIDAAVRAELGRFKTSAAYADFRHNERHLANASFSLGMVASIADKLTAMKASRDAVNQSTGRGLVVLKTSVVDAEFERLDLKLKTQRSSSRMVSMTAYEAGGVAGASLAISPGIKDAPGSRVGRKGH, from the coding sequence GTGGATCAGCCGACCAATCTTGCCGCGCTCGACAAGCTCAAGACGCGCATCCAGGCGCTGCGCGCCAAGACCATCGACAATGGCTGCACCGAGGACGAGGCGCTGTCCGCCGCAGCCAAGGTCGCCGAACTGCTGGACCGCTATGACCTGTCATTGTCGGATGTGGAAATCCGCGCCGCCACCTGCGAGCGGCGCAGCTTCGAGACCAACCGCAAGAAACGCATTCCGCTCGACGACTGTATCGGGTCCATCGCCAATTTCTGCGATTGCCGGGTCTGGCGCGAGAAGAGCCCGGCCGGCGAGAGCAGCTATGTCTATTTCGGCCTGCGTTCGGATATTGAGGTGGCCCATTACCTGACCGAACTGATCGACGCCGCCGTTCGCGCCGAGCTTGGCCGCTTCAAGACCTCGGCTGCCTATGCCGACTTCCGGCACAATGAAAGGCATCTCGCCAATGCCTCGTTCTCACTCGGGATGGTCGCCTCGATCGCCGACAAGCTGACCGCCATGAAGGCCAGCCGCGATGCGGTGAATCAAAGCACCGGGCGGGGGCTCGTGGTGCTGAAAACCTCGGTGGTCGACGCCGAATTCGAACGACTCGACCTGAAACTGAAAACGCAGCGCAGCTCAAGCCGCATGGTTTCGATGACCGCCTATGAGGCTGGCGGTGTCGCCGGCGCCTCGCTGGCCATCAGTCCCGGGATCAAGGATGCGCCGGGCTCCCGGGTTGGCCGGAAAGGCCATTGA
- the prmC gene encoding peptide chain release factor N(5)-glutamine methyltransferase, giving the protein MTNAFTGVSVAAARRALAAGLHAHQIDSPDLDARLLVGAVLGLDFTALIGASARILTGDESSRLQDFAQRRISGEPVARILGVREFWSLPLRLSADTLVPRPDTETIVEAALELLDGDHRRHDPLDIADLGTGSGAILLALLSELPNACGVGTDINVAALQTARQNARDLRFASRARFVACNYADALAGGWDVILSNPPYIRSADIAGLSIEVREHDPHRALDGGADGLDAYRTIAPDAARLLAPGGLLLVEVGHDQSGEVARLMEAAGLTLPGPPRADLAGIRRVVIGQKPIGQDGT; this is encoded by the coding sequence GTGACCAATGCCTTCACCGGAGTTTCCGTCGCCGCGGCGCGGCGTGCGCTTGCCGCAGGGTTGCACGCGCATCAGATCGACTCCCCGGACCTCGATGCACGACTGCTTGTCGGCGCCGTGCTGGGGCTCGACTTCACCGCACTGATCGGCGCGTCAGCGCGCATTCTCACCGGTGACGAATCATCCCGCCTGCAAGACTTCGCGCAGCGGCGTATCAGCGGCGAGCCCGTCGCGAGGATCCTCGGCGTCAGGGAGTTCTGGAGCCTGCCGCTGCGGCTGTCTGCCGATACGCTGGTGCCGCGGCCCGATACGGAGACCATCGTCGAAGCGGCGCTCGAATTGCTGGACGGCGATCACCGCCGTCACGATCCGCTTGATATCGCCGACCTCGGCACCGGTTCGGGCGCGATCCTGCTGGCGCTGCTATCCGAGCTGCCGAACGCATGCGGCGTCGGCACCGATATCAATGTCGCCGCACTACAGACTGCGCGGCAGAACGCGCGGGACCTCCGCTTTGCGTCGCGCGCGCGCTTCGTGGCCTGCAACTATGCCGACGCGCTTGCCGGCGGCTGGGACGTGATCCTGTCGAATCCGCCCTACATCCGCTCTGCGGACATCGCGGGCCTGTCGATCGAGGTCCGCGAGCACGACCCGCACCGCGCACTCGACGGCGGCGCCGATGGCCTTGACGCCTACCGCACCATCGCCCCGGACGCGGCGCGGCTGCTGGCACCCGGCGGGCTGCTGCTCGTCGAGGTCGGCCACGACCAGAGCGGCGAGGTGGCCCGCCTCATGGAGGCCGCGGGGCTGACGCTGCCCGGACCACCCAGGGCCGATCTTGCCGGCATCCGCCGGGTGGTCATCGGGCAGAAACCCATTGGGCAAGACGGAACCTAA
- the prfA gene encoding peptide chain release factor 1, producing MSLLPETKLDVLLAHHASLESQLQSQMSGENFVKLTREFAELNPLIDAVKTYRAAAREVAELDAMIKDAATDAEMREMAQAEKPALEARVEELAQEIRVALLPKDAMDERNVVLEIRAGTGGDEASLFAGDLYRMYERFAALQGWKVEVVSASEGTMGGFKEIIAEVQGRGAFAKLKFESGVHRVQRVPDTETQGRIHTSAATVAVMPEVEEVDVTIRDEDLRIETMRAQGAGGQHVNKTESAIRITHIPTGLQVMMQDSRSQHKNRASAMNILRSRIYDAEQQRIDSIRSAERKEKVGSGDRSERIRTYNFPQGRVTDHRINLTLYKLPQVIAGEALGELVNALTTEHQAAQLAAQGNAA from the coding sequence ATGTCCCTGCTGCCCGAAACCAAACTCGACGTCCTGCTCGCCCACCACGCCTCACTGGAATCCCAGTTGCAGAGCCAGATGAGCGGCGAAAATTTCGTCAAACTAACGCGCGAGTTTGCCGAGTTGAACCCGCTGATCGACGCGGTGAAGACCTATCGCGCGGCGGCCAGGGAAGTCGCCGAACTCGATGCCATGATCAAGGATGCCGCCACCGACGCCGAGATGCGTGAAATGGCTCAGGCTGAAAAACCGGCGCTGGAAGCTCGGGTGGAAGAACTGGCGCAGGAGATCCGCGTCGCGCTGCTGCCTAAGGACGCCATGGACGAGCGCAACGTGGTGCTGGAAATCCGCGCGGGCACCGGCGGCGACGAGGCGTCCCTGTTCGCCGGCGACCTGTACCGGATGTATGAGCGCTTCGCCGCTCTGCAGGGGTGGAAGGTGGAAGTCGTTTCGGCGTCCGAAGGCACCATGGGCGGCTTCAAGGAAATCATCGCCGAGGTGCAGGGCCGCGGCGCCTTCGCCAAACTGAAATTCGAATCCGGCGTGCACCGCGTGCAGCGCGTGCCGGACACCGAGACCCAAGGCCGCATCCATACGTCGGCGGCGACGGTGGCGGTCATGCCCGAGGTCGAGGAGGTCGATGTGACGATCCGCGACGAGGATCTGCGAATCGAGACCATGCGCGCCCAGGGCGCCGGCGGCCAGCACGTCAACAAGACCGAATCGGCGATCCGCATCACCCACATTCCCACCGGGCTGCAGGTGATGATGCAGGACAGCCGCTCGCAGCACAAAAACCGCGCCTCGGCCATGAACATCCTGCGCTCGCGCATCTACGACGCCGAGCAGCAGCGCATCGATTCGATTCGTTCCGCCGAGCGCAAGGAAAAGGTCGGCTCCGGCGACCGCTCCGAGCGCATCCGCACCTACAATTTCCCGCAGGGCCGCGTGACCGACCACCGCATCAACCTGACCCTCTACAAGCTGCCGCAGGTGATCGCCGGCGAGGCGCTGGGCGAGCTGGTCAATGCACTGACGACCGAGCACCAGGCCGCACAATTGGCGGCGCAGGGCAACGCGGCGTGA
- a CDS encoding NUDIX hydrolase produces the protein MIRPFDDTTRRLIAGRCAAFPRLAGDAASPLKRAAVAIVLVESDNAAGTSLLLTLRASGLRAHSNQWALPGGRCDPGETAVQAALRELDEELGLTLTTDEVLGSFDDYPTRSGYLTTPVLMWAAARAPLTPNPDEVASVHRIALSDVERAGAFDFTEIPESRRRVIRYSHRGQFIHAPTAALIYQFSEVLAGRVTRVAELEQPVFAWR, from the coding sequence ATGATCCGTCCCTTCGATGACACCACGCGACGGTTGATCGCCGGACGCTGTGCAGCGTTTCCACGCCTGGCCGGCGACGCCGCGTCGCCGCTGAAGCGCGCGGCGGTGGCCATCGTGCTGGTTGAATCCGACAATGCGGCGGGCACGTCGCTGCTGCTGACGCTGCGGGCCTCCGGCCTGCGCGCACACAGCAACCAATGGGCGCTGCCGGGCGGCCGCTGCGATCCCGGCGAGACAGCGGTGCAGGCCGCGCTGCGGGAGCTCGACGAGGAACTCGGACTGACGCTCACGACGGACGAAGTGCTCGGCAGCTTCGACGACTACCCGACGCGATCCGGCTATCTGACTACGCCGGTGCTGATGTGGGCCGCGGCCCGCGCGCCGCTGACGCCCAATCCCGATGAAGTCGCGTCGGTGCATCGCATCGCGCTGTCGGATGTCGAGCGCGCCGGCGCCTTCGACTTCACCGAGATTCCGGAGAGCCGGCGCCGCGTGATCCGCTACAGCCACCGCGGCCAGTTCATCCATGCGCCGACGGCAGCGCTGATCTACCAGTTCAGCGAAGTGCTGGCCGGCCGCGTCACCCGCGTCGCCGAACTGGAACAGCCCGTGTTCGCCTGGCGGTGA
- a CDS encoding PH domain-containing protein produces MGRYIDDILQPGEKVLYSSSLHWVVYGWAIAAWIAAAALLVATRYTLNESLILFCLACSAVVALVALYWSMRAWFRRWTTETDVTNLRVVHKEGFITRKTFEISIDKVASVNVNQGIMGRILDYGDVTIENMGDAELIIRTIASPLAFRSHITAR; encoded by the coding sequence ATGGGGCGCTATATCGACGATATCCTGCAGCCGGGCGAGAAAGTGCTGTATTCCAGCAGTCTGCATTGGGTTGTCTATGGGTGGGCGATTGCGGCGTGGATCGCAGCCGCAGCCTTGCTGGTGGCGACGCGATACACGCTCAATGAGAGTTTGATCCTGTTTTGCCTGGCCTGCTCGGCCGTGGTGGCGCTGGTTGCGCTGTACTGGTCAATGCGCGCCTGGTTCCGACGCTGGACTACGGAGACCGATGTCACCAACCTGCGGGTGGTGCACAAGGAAGGCTTCATCACGCGGAAAACCTTCGAGATCAGCATCGATAAGGTCGCCAGCGTTAACGTCAATCAGGGCATCATGGGACGAATCCTGGACTATGGTGACGTCACGATTGAAAACATGGGCGACGCCGAGCTGATCATCCGAACGATTGCTTCTCCATTGGCGTTCCGCAGTCACATTACCGCGCGATAG